The following coding sequences are from one Streptomyces sp. TS71-3 window:
- a CDS encoding IS5 family transposase, producing the protein MGGDLLQRLVPDDLWAMVEPVLPSFRSRPQGGGTAPIDQRAVFTAVVYVLTSGCAWRHLPPTFGVSPATAHRRFSAWTASGVWRRLHRIVLDEIGARNGLDWSSVIVDAASVRAKKGGPLTGPNPVDRGKAGSKLHVLTDAQGLPVVIGVSGANVNDVQALRPLILGIPAVRSRRGPRRRRPEKIRADKAYHSADNLAWLRERNITPRIARPGVESSERLGRHRWKIERSISWLFGYRRLTIRYERKGNHFLAFLGLAAVMTCYKRLSKIAT; encoded by the coding sequence ATGGGTGGGGATCTGTTGCAGCGCCTCGTGCCGGATGATCTGTGGGCAATGGTCGAGCCGGTACTGCCGTCCTTCCGCTCGCGCCCGCAGGGCGGTGGCACGGCGCCGATTGACCAGCGAGCCGTATTCACGGCCGTCGTGTACGTGTTGACCAGCGGGTGCGCGTGGCGGCATCTACCCCCGACGTTCGGGGTCTCGCCAGCGACGGCTCACCGAAGGTTCTCCGCCTGGACCGCATCCGGAGTATGGCGCCGCCTGCACCGCATAGTTCTGGACGAGATCGGAGCCCGCAACGGACTCGACTGGAGCTCCGTGATCGTCGATGCCGCATCGGTACGCGCAAAAAAAGGGGGGCCGCTGACGGGGCCGAACCCGGTCGACCGAGGCAAAGCGGGCAGCAAACTTCATGTTCTCACCGACGCCCAGGGACTGCCCGTGGTCATCGGGGTGTCGGGCGCGAACGTCAATGACGTCCAGGCGCTTCGCCCGCTCATCCTCGGGATTCCGGCTGTCCGCTCACGGCGCGGCCCCCGGCGGCGGCGCCCCGAGAAGATTCGGGCCGACAAGGCGTACCACTCCGCCGACAACCTAGCGTGGCTGCGGGAACGCAACATCACTCCACGGATCGCCAGGCCGGGAGTGGAGTCCTCCGAACGCCTCGGACGACACCGATGGAAGATCGAGAGGTCCATCTCCTGGCTTTTCGGATACCGCCGCCTGACCATCCGCTACGAACGCAAAGGCAATCACTTCCTCGCCTTCCTCGGTCTCGCGGCAGTCATGACTTGCTACAAGAGGCTCTCCAAAATCGCCACGTGA
- a CDS encoding Type 1 glutamine amidotransferase-like domain-containing protein, translating to MKLLLTDSGVRNASILAALVDLLGKPISEADALCIPTAGYGGPYGDPYGPWQFTSGQSSSPMTELGWKSVGVLELAVLPDIEEERWISWVREADVLLVNGGDALYLCHWMRKSGLADLLPTLHDTVYVGLSAGSMVLTPRIGEEFVSWTPPSGDDSMLGVVDFSIFPHLESPGCPERSMAEAERWAAKIGDPAYAIDAETAIKVTNGRIEVVSEGHWKLLNPAS from the coding sequence ATGAAGCTTCTCCTCACCGACTCCGGCGTCAGGAACGCGAGCATTCTGGCGGCGCTGGTCGATCTCCTCGGCAAGCCCATCTCCGAGGCCGACGCCCTCTGCATCCCCACCGCAGGGTACGGGGGCCCCTACGGGGACCCATACGGACCATGGCAGTTCACCAGCGGACAGTCCTCCAGTCCCATGACCGAGTTGGGCTGGAAGTCAGTGGGCGTGCTAGAGCTCGCCGTACTGCCCGACATCGAGGAGGAACGCTGGATCTCCTGGGTCCGGGAGGCAGACGTCCTCCTCGTGAACGGGGGCGACGCGCTGTACCTGTGCCACTGGATGCGAAAGTCCGGACTGGCCGACCTCCTCCCGACGCTGCACGACACCGTCTACGTCGGGCTCAGTGCCGGAAGCATGGTCCTGACCCCTCGTATCGGAGAGGAGTTCGTCAGTTGGACGCCCCCCAGCGGTGACGACAGCATGCTGGGAGTTGTCGACTTCTCCATCTTCCCGCACCTTGAGAGCCCTGGCTGCCCAGAGAGAAGCATGGCCGAGGCAGAGCGGTGGGCCGCCAAGATCGGGGATCCGGCATACGCCATCGACGCTGAGACCGCCATCAAGGTGACCAACGGCAGAATCGAGGTCGTCTCCGAGGGCCACTGGAAGCTGCTCAACCCGGCATCATGA
- a CDS encoding acyltransferase — MMSTEDLLRLTVAALMQRTGERQAQLGAALDVTQAQVSKKQAGRAAWTLGDVDRLAAHWGMTPLDLLAGPTHAASRLPADRITRGTIQAAIPLPTAPADVPEADLTAAPPTPAPVRSAVLAPAAPAASAAEVESAVPAAEPPATEQQAVEQQAVEQQARVPRRPTPAGPLADLVRAAVTRTLREHQGDIDAARAALIKRAIPDVMDLFEASRVGGRYEHSQFPPTSDLLQKRTQKGADQVWEARPKWRAAELARAAREGLVHLEVTALDANAAYLAALKTHLPIGKLVHSTGDAAAHDPKRSGIHRITPPAWTAEDLPSPLGARKEPGDLWVTEPTLRLLLHCARLDTPLCDAPIIHESWTSGSSEGLLEKMRRALVEVRKEAIANDDEVTTEYVKFMYSKFVSTIGESSANRAIRRPDWMHIIRSQAFANLWRKAHKAHEAGLTVVEMSGTDELHVAGDWRQVFEAGRDLAQVKPKNTYILGGDQ, encoded by the coding sequence ATGATGAGCACGGAGGACCTGTTGCGGCTCACCGTGGCCGCGCTGATGCAGCGCACCGGCGAGCGCCAGGCGCAGCTCGGCGCCGCCCTCGATGTGACGCAGGCGCAGGTGTCCAAGAAGCAGGCCGGCAGGGCGGCCTGGACGCTCGGCGACGTCGACCGGCTCGCCGCGCACTGGGGGATGACCCCGCTCGATCTACTCGCCGGCCCGACGCACGCGGCCTCCCGCCTCCCCGCGGACCGCATCACCCGCGGCACCATCCAGGCCGCCATCCCGCTCCCCACGGCCCCCGCCGACGTCCCGGAGGCCGACCTCACGGCCGCGCCGCCGACCCCGGCGCCCGTGCGGTCGGCCGTGTTGGCGCCGGCCGCTCCTGCGGCGTCGGCCGCGGAGGTCGAATCGGCGGTACCGGCTGCGGAGCCACCGGCCACGGAGCAGCAGGCCGTGGAGCAGCAGGCCGTGGAGCAGCAGGCCCGGGTGCCGCGCCGCCCCACCCCCGCCGGCCCCCTGGCCGACCTGGTACGCGCCGCGGTCACTCGTACCCTGCGCGAGCACCAGGGCGACATCGACGCCGCACGGGCCGCCCTGATCAAGCGGGCGATCCCCGACGTCATGGACCTGTTCGAGGCCTCCCGCGTCGGCGGCCGATACGAGCACAGCCAGTTCCCCCCGACCAGCGACCTCCTCCAAAAGCGCACTCAAAAGGGTGCGGACCAGGTATGGGAGGCCCGGCCGAAGTGGCGCGCGGCCGAGCTGGCGCGCGCAGCCCGGGAGGGCCTGGTGCACTTGGAGGTCACCGCGCTCGACGCCAACGCGGCCTACCTCGCCGCGCTCAAGACCCATCTGCCGATCGGCAAGCTGGTCCACTCGACCGGTGACGCGGCAGCGCACGACCCGAAGCGGTCCGGAATTCACCGCATCACCCCGCCCGCATGGACCGCGGAAGACCTCCCCTCCCCGCTCGGCGCCAGGAAAGAACCGGGTGACCTGTGGGTGACCGAACCCACGCTGCGGCTCCTGCTGCACTGCGCCCGACTCGACACCCCACTCTGCGATGCGCCGATCATTCACGAGTCGTGGACGTCGGGCAGCAGCGAAGGGCTATTGGAGAAAATGCGCCGTGCCCTGGTAGAGGTCCGTAAAGAGGCCATTGCGAATGACGATGAAGTGACCACGGAATACGTGAAGTTCATGTATTCTAAGTTCGTGTCCACCATCGGGGAGTCCAGCGCCAACCGCGCGATTAGGCGCCCGGATTGGATGCACATTATCCGCTCGCAGGCATTCGCGAATCTCTGGCGCAAGGCGCACAAAGCGCATGAGGCCGGTTTGACGGTGGTGGAGATGTCCGGCACCGACGAATTGCACGTCGCGGGGGACTGGCGCCAAGTATTCGAAGCGGGCCGCGATCTGGCGCAGGTGAAGCCGAAGAACACCTACATCCTCGGGGGTGACCAGTAG
- a CDS encoding VOC family protein, which yields MTAPVTARWSHVGLNCADQDATEEFYTRWFGFRRARVIEDGDVRVVFLRSGDVYLELFRSANPPLLTSGDDGPDHPGIARHLAFQVDDVDAFWREAEGELTLSLGPLAFDSVIPGWKTIWVTDPDGVVVEVSQGYRDQTPADLAAYS from the coding sequence ATGACCGCACCGGTTACCGCCCGCTGGTCCCACGTGGGGCTGAACTGCGCCGACCAGGACGCCACCGAGGAGTTCTACACCCGCTGGTTCGGCTTCCGCCGCGCCCGGGTCATCGAGGACGGCGACGTCCGCGTGGTCTTCCTGCGCAGCGGCGACGTCTACCTGGAGCTGTTCAGGTCGGCGAACCCCCCGCTGCTCACCTCGGGCGACGACGGGCCCGACCACCCCGGCATCGCCCGCCACCTCGCCTTCCAGGTCGACGACGTGGACGCGTTCTGGCGGGAGGCCGAGGGCGAACTGACGCTCTCGCTCGGGCCGCTGGCGTTCGACTCCGTCATCCCCGGCTGGAAGACGATCTGGGTCACCGACCCCGACGGGGTGGTGGTGGAGGTCAGCCAGGGCTACCGGGACCAGACGCCCGCGGACCTGGCCGCGTACTCCTGA
- a CDS encoding nuclear transport factor 2 family protein — MNTTEIVERYYALANAGDWDPWCDLFAEDQTMDEQLAGHVEGRETLREMMKGFPDMYAEFANRPVHTVVQGDQAAVVSHISARTHSGVAVEADVCNYFQVADGHIVYMTNVHDTVPFAPVTGK, encoded by the coding sequence ATGAACACCACGGAGATCGTGGAGCGCTACTACGCCCTCGCCAACGCCGGCGACTGGGACCCCTGGTGCGACCTGTTCGCCGAGGACCAGACCATGGACGAGCAACTCGCGGGCCACGTCGAGGGCCGCGAGACGCTGCGCGAGATGATGAAGGGCTTCCCGGACATGTACGCCGAGTTCGCCAACCGGCCCGTCCACACCGTGGTCCAGGGCGACCAGGCGGCGGTCGTGTCGCACATCTCGGCGCGTACGCACAGCGGCGTGGCCGTCGAGGCCGACGTGTGCAACTACTTCCAGGTCGCCGACGGTCACATTGTCTACATGACGAACGTCCACGACACCGTGCCGTTCGCCCCCGTCACCGGGAAGTGA
- a CDS encoding ester cyclase: MNTLSPTAVYRRFLTALNSGDHRTIAEVIGPDFVDHHPGFDIKGIDSYQAALRDARESLRLRGELEEILEAGDRIVTRVRLTGKHVGTAFGLPATDRDVTWSTTEIWRVSQGVLVERWAQDDLLGLREQLSSDAANIAVVQKVSDAVNSRRYDDLDDLFAPTFVDRNPAWDVASLEELKGIIRAAHEALDFHVTTDQLYAADGDKVVMHITFNGRHIAPFFGQEPTGKAVSWTSIEVYRLENGKVAERWVQADTTGLMYQTGVPLPE; this comes from the coding sequence ATGAACACCCTTTCCCCCACCGCTGTCTACCGGCGCTTCCTGACCGCGCTCAACAGCGGCGACCACAGGACGATCGCCGAGGTGATCGGGCCCGACTTCGTGGACCACCACCCCGGCTTCGACATCAAGGGCATCGACTCCTACCAGGCCGCCCTCCGCGACGCCAGGGAGTCCCTGCGCCTGCGGGGCGAGCTGGAGGAGATCCTGGAGGCCGGCGACCGGATCGTCACCCGGGTGCGGCTGACCGGCAAGCACGTCGGCACCGCCTTCGGGCTCCCGGCCACCGACCGTGACGTCACCTGGAGCACCACCGAGATATGGCGGGTCTCCCAGGGCGTGCTCGTCGAGCGCTGGGCCCAGGACGACCTCCTCGGCCTGCGCGAGCAGCTGTCCTCCGACGCCGCCAACATCGCCGTCGTCCAGAAGGTGAGCGACGCCGTCAACAGCAGGCGCTACGACGACCTCGACGACCTGTTCGCCCCGACCTTCGTCGACCGCAACCCCGCCTGGGACGTGGCCAGCCTGGAGGAGCTGAAGGGCATCATCCGCGCCGCCCACGAGGCCCTGGACTTCCACGTCACCACCGACCAGCTCTACGCCGCCGACGGCGACAAGGTCGTCATGCACATCACCTTCAACGGCCGGCACATCGCCCCGTTCTTCGGCCAGGAGCCGACCGGCAAGGCCGTCAGCTGGACCAGCATCGAGGTCTACCGCCTGGAGAACGGCAAGGTCGCCGAGCGCTGGGTGCAGGCCGACACCACGGGCCTGATGTACCAGACCGGCGTACCCCTCCCCGAGTGA
- a CDS encoding GMC family oxidoreductase: protein MSGGRAVDYIVVGAGSAGSALAARLSADPRHSVLLLEAGGWDDRPEIHGTDADSVLSLLTSPWSPTIDWGYRTAPEKRLDGRSIPVARGKVVGGSSSVNALMWVRGSRADYDRWSARGNPGWSYDDVLPYFKRSEDYAGPRSPLRGRGGPVQVRDLERPSPVARAFVAATRELGHTGTGLDYNGVRQEGGGFYYQTTRTAAGRRSSAATAYLRPALDRSNLDVQVEARVTQVLFDGRRAAGVEYVKDGRTHTVAATQEVILSAGAFESPKLLMLSGIGPAAHLGRHGIRALADLPGVGANLQDHVFLPVCYQARGEHPPGALLSEAGLFTRTPAAGPDGPPDLQFTFGPVKFLPPTAPAGQWQGPGFTFAPIALLPRSRGRVTLQSADAWDQARVEANYLADEADLDVLLHGVGLARELAATSAFDAVRGAELAPGPQVTTDAELRAFIRANATTLWHPVGTCRMGTDDAAVVDAELRVHGVTGLRVADASVMPDIVAGNTNAPSIMIGEKAADLILRSRTHPLPTGETA, encoded by the coding sequence CGACCCCCGGCACTCGGTCCTGCTGCTGGAGGCCGGCGGCTGGGACGACCGGCCCGAGATCCACGGCACCGACGCGGACTCCGTGCTCTCCCTGCTGACCTCGCCGTGGAGCCCCACGATCGACTGGGGCTACCGCACCGCCCCCGAGAAGCGGCTCGACGGCCGCAGCATCCCCGTGGCCCGCGGGAAAGTGGTCGGCGGCAGCAGCTCCGTCAACGCCCTGATGTGGGTGCGCGGCAGCCGCGCCGACTACGACCGGTGGAGCGCGCGGGGGAACCCCGGCTGGTCCTACGACGACGTCCTGCCCTACTTCAAACGGTCCGAGGACTACGCCGGGCCGCGCTCCCCGCTCCGCGGCCGGGGCGGCCCCGTACAGGTCAGGGACCTGGAACGCCCCAGCCCCGTCGCCCGCGCCTTCGTGGCCGCCACCCGGGAACTCGGCCACACCGGCACCGGCCTCGACTACAACGGCGTCCGCCAGGAGGGCGGCGGGTTCTACTACCAGACCACCCGCACCGCCGCCGGGCGCCGCAGCAGCGCGGCGACCGCCTACCTCCGCCCGGCCCTGGACCGCTCCAACCTCGACGTGCAGGTCGAGGCCCGCGTCACCCAGGTCCTCTTCGACGGGCGCCGCGCCGCCGGGGTCGAGTACGTCAAGGACGGCCGCACCCACACCGTGGCGGCCACCCAGGAGGTGATCCTCAGCGCGGGCGCCTTCGAGAGCCCGAAGCTGCTGATGCTCTCCGGCATCGGACCGGCCGCGCACCTCGGCCGGCACGGCATCCGCGCCCTGGCGGACCTGCCGGGGGTCGGGGCCAACCTCCAGGACCACGTCTTCCTACCCGTCTGCTACCAGGCACGCGGCGAGCACCCGCCCGGCGCGCTGCTGTCCGAGGCCGGGCTGTTCACCAGGACCCCGGCCGCGGGCCCGGACGGCCCGCCCGACCTCCAGTTCACCTTCGGGCCGGTGAAGTTCCTGCCGCCCACGGCTCCGGCCGGGCAGTGGCAGGGCCCCGGGTTCACCTTCGCCCCCATCGCGCTGCTCCCCCGCAGCCGCGGCCGGGTCACGCTCCAGAGCGCCGACGCCTGGGACCAGGCCCGGGTCGAGGCGAACTACCTCGCGGACGAGGCCGACCTCGACGTGCTGCTGCACGGTGTGGGACTCGCCCGCGAACTGGCCGCCACGAGCGCCTTCGACGCGGTGCGCGGCGCGGAGCTGGCGCCGGGGCCCCAGGTCACCACCGACGCGGAGCTGCGCGCGTTCATCCGGGCCAACGCCACCACCCTGTGGCACCCCGTGGGCACCTGCCGCATGGGCACCGACGACGCGGCCGTCGTCGACGCCGAGCTGCGCGTGCACGGCGTCACCGGGCTCCGGGTGGCGGACGCCTCCGTCATGCCGGACATCGTGGCCGGCAACACCAACGCCCCCAGCATCATGATCGGCGAAAAGGCCGCCGATCTGATTCTCCGATCCAGGACACACCCACTCCCGACAGGAGAAACGGCATGA